One stretch of Streptomyces sp. NBC_01363 DNA includes these proteins:
- the rplL gene encoding 50S ribosomal protein L7/L12: MAKLSQDDLLAQFEEMTLIELSEFVKAFEEKFDVTAAAAVAVAGPAGPGAVAEAVEEQDEFDVILTGAGEKKIQVIKVVRELTSLGLKEAKDLVDGTPKPVLEKVAKEAAEKAAESLKAAGASVEVK; encoded by the coding sequence ATGGCGAAGCTGTCCCAGGACGACCTGCTCGCGCAGTTCGAAGAGATGACCCTCATCGAGCTCTCCGAGTTCGTGAAGGCCTTCGAGGAGAAGTTCGACGTCACCGCCGCCGCGGCCGTCGCCGTCGCCGGTCCGGCCGGCCCGGGTGCCGTTGCCGAGGCCGTCGAGGAGCAGGACGAGTTCGACGTCATCCTCACCGGCGCCGGCGAGAAGAAGATCCAGGTCATCAAGGTCGTGCGTGAGCTGACCTCGCTGGGTCTGAAGGAGGCCAAGGACCTCGTCGACGGCACCCCGAAGCCGGTCCTCGAGAAGGTCGCCAAGGAGGCCGCCGAGAAGGCTGCCGAGTCCCTCAAGGCCGCCGGCGCTTCCGTCGAGGTCAAGTGA
- the rplJ gene encoding 50S ribosomal protein L10 → MARPDKAAAVAELTDQFRSSNAAVLTEYRGLTVAQLKTLRRSLGENAQYAVVKNTLTKIAANEAGITSLDDQFTGPTAVAFITGDPVESAKGLRDFAKENPNLIIKGGVLDGKALTADEIKKLADLESREVLLAKLAGAMKGKQTQAAQVFQALPSKFVRTAEALRAKQAEQGGAE, encoded by the coding sequence ATGGCAAGGCCCGACAAGGCTGCCGCGGTAGCCGAGCTGACGGACCAGTTCCGCAGCTCGAACGCCGCCGTGCTGACCGAGTACCGGGGTCTCACCGTGGCGCAGCTCAAGACGCTGCGTCGTTCGCTCGGTGAGAACGCCCAGTACGCCGTGGTGAAGAACACGCTGACCAAGATTGCGGCCAACGAGGCCGGGATCACTTCGCTGGACGACCAGTTCACTGGTCCGACGGCGGTTGCCTTCATCACCGGTGACCCGGTGGAGTCGGCGAAGGGTCTTCGTGACTTCGCCAAGGAAAACCCCAACCTCATCATCAAGGGCGGTGTCCTTGACGGTAAGGCGCTGACCGCGGATGAGATCAAGAAGCTCGCGGACCTCGAGTCCCGCGAGGTTCTGCTCGCCAAGCTGGCGGGCGCCATGAAGGGCAAGCAGACTCAGGCTGCTCAGGTCTTCCAGGCGCTCCCGTCGAAGTTCGTCCGCACCGCGGAGGCGCTTCGTGCCAAGCAGGCCGAGCAGGGCGGTGCCGAGTAA
- the rplA gene encoding 50S ribosomal protein L1, with product MKRSKNLRAADAKVDRSRNYAPLEAVRLAKDTASTKFDGTVEVAFCLGVDPRKADQMVRGTVNLPHGTGKTARVLVFATGDRAAAAEAAGADIVGADELIDEVAKGRLDFDAVVATPDLMGKVGRLGRVLGPRGLMPNPKTGTVTPDVVKAVNDIKGGKIEFRVDKHSNLHFIIGKTSFDETKLVENYAAALEEILRLKPSAAKGRYIKKATLATTMGPGIPLDANRTRNLLVEEDPAAV from the coding sequence GTGAAGCGCAGCAAGAACCTCCGCGCTGCGGACGCCAAGGTCGACCGGTCGCGCAACTACGCGCCGCTCGAGGCCGTCCGTCTCGCCAAGGACACCGCCTCCACCAAGTTCGACGGCACCGTCGAGGTCGCGTTCTGCCTGGGTGTCGACCCGCGCAAGGCCGACCAGATGGTCCGTGGCACCGTGAACCTCCCGCACGGCACCGGCAAGACCGCCCGGGTCCTGGTCTTCGCGACCGGTGACCGTGCTGCGGCCGCGGAAGCCGCGGGCGCCGACATCGTCGGCGCCGACGAGCTCATCGACGAGGTGGCGAAGGGCCGTCTGGACTTCGACGCCGTCGTCGCGACCCCGGACCTCATGGGCAAGGTCGGCCGCCTCGGCCGGGTGCTCGGTCCGCGTGGTCTGATGCCGAACCCGAAGACCGGCACCGTCACCCCCGATGTCGTGAAGGCTGTCAACGACATCAAGGGCGGCAAGATCGAGTTCCGCGTCGACAAGCACTCGAACCTGCACTTCATCATCGGCAAGACCTCGTTCGACGAGACCAAGCTGGTGGAGAACTACGCAGCGGCGCTGGAGGAGATCCTCCGTCTGAAGCCGTCCGCCGCCAAGGGCCGCTACATCAAGAAGGCCACCCTGGCCACCACGATGGGCCCCGGCATTCCGCTGGACGCCAACCGCACCCGTAACCTCCTCGTCGAGGAGGACCCGGCCGCCGTCTGA
- the rplK gene encoding 50S ribosomal protein L11 encodes MPPKKKKVTGLIKLQINAGAANPAPPVGPALGQHGVNIMEFCKAYNAATESQRGMVVPVEITVYEDRSFTFVTKTPPAAKLILKAAGVEKGSGEPHKTKVAKLTAAQVREIATTKLPDLNANDLDAASKIIAGTARSMGITVEG; translated from the coding sequence ATGCCTCCCAAGAAGAAGAAGGTCACGGGGCTTATCAAGCTCCAGATCAACGCTGGTGCGGCCAACCCGGCCCCGCCGGTCGGCCCCGCGCTCGGCCAGCACGGCGTCAACATCATGGAATTCTGCAAGGCCTACAACGCCGCGACCGAGTCGCAGCGTGGCATGGTCGTGCCGGTGGAGATCACGGTCTACGAAGACCGTTCCTTCACCTTCGTCACCAAGACTCCGCCGGCCGCGAAGCTGATCCTCAAGGCCGCGGGCGTGGAGAAGGGCTCCGGCGAGCCGCACAAGACCAAGGTCGCCAAGCTGACGGCTGCCCAGGTCCGTGAGATCGCCACGACGAAGCTCCCCGACCTGAACGCCAACGACCTCGACGCCGCGTCGAAGATCATCGCTGGCACCGCCCGTTCCATGGGCATCACGGTCGAAGGCTGA
- the nusG gene encoding transcription termination/antitermination protein NusG, which translates to MSDPNLNDAVEPTAGAFESAEDELDIVEAADAEEPDQAEAADAAAGEPAEQAALHVEDEEEAAEAEADSESDEDDEEEEEAEADSESDEEEAEPAAPVDAVTALRDELRGLPGEWYVIHTYAGYEKRVKANLEQRAVSLNVEDFIYQAEVPEEEIVQIKNGERKNVRQNKLPGYVLVRMDLTNESWGVVRNTPGVTGFVGNAYDPYPLTLDEIVKMLAPEAEEKAAREAAEAEGKPAPARKVEVQVLDFEVGDSVTVTDGPFATLQATINEINADSKKVKGLVEIFGRETPVELSFDQIQKN; encoded by the coding sequence GTGTCTGACCCGAACCTGAACGACGCCGTCGAGCCGACGGCGGGCGCCTTCGAGTCCGCCGAGGACGAGCTCGACATCGTCGAGGCGGCGGACGCCGAGGAGCCGGACCAGGCCGAAGCTGCCGACGCCGCCGCGGGTGAGCCCGCCGAGCAGGCCGCCCTGCACGTCGAGGACGAGGAAGAGGCCGCGGAGGCCGAGGCCGACTCCGAGAGCGACGAGGACGACGAGGAAGAGGAAGAGGCCGAGGCCGACTCCGAGAGCGACGAGGAAGAGGCCGAGCCGGCCGCCCCCGTCGACGCCGTCACGGCCCTGCGCGACGAGCTGCGCGGCCTTCCCGGCGAGTGGTACGTCATCCACACGTACGCCGGTTACGAGAAGCGCGTGAAGGCCAACCTGGAGCAGCGCGCCGTCTCGCTCAACGTCGAGGACTTCATCTACCAGGCCGAAGTGCCCGAGGAAGAGATCGTCCAGATCAAGAACGGCGAGCGCAAGAACGTCCGCCAGAACAAGCTCCCGGGCTACGTCCTGGTGCGCATGGACCTGACGAACGAGTCCTGGGGCGTCGTCCGCAACACCCCCGGCGTCACCGGCTTCGTGGGCAACGCCTACGACCCGTACCCGCTGACCCTGGACGAGATCGTCAAGATGCTCGCCCCGGAGGCCGAGGAGAAGGCCGCCCGCGAGGCCGCCGAGGCCGAGGGCAAGCCGGCTCCGGCCCGCAAGGTCGAGGTCCAGGTGCTCGACTTCGAGGTGGGCGACTCGGTCACCGTCACCGACGGCCCGTTCGCGACGCTGCAGGCGACGATCAACGAGATCAACGCCGACTCGAAGAAGGTCAAGGGTCTCGTCGAGATCTTCGGCCGCGAGACCCCGGTCGAGCTCAGCTTCGACCAGATCCAGAAGAACTAG
- the secE gene encoding preprotein translocase subunit SecE — protein sequence MTDAVGSIDMPDAEDEVPESKKKTRKGGKRGKKGPLGRLALFYRQIVAELRKVVWPTRSQLTTYTTVVIVFVVVMIGLVTVIDFGFQRVIKYVFG from the coding sequence GTGACGGACGCCGTGGGCTCCATCGACATGCCTGATGCCGAGGATGAAGTACCCGAGTCGAAGAAGAAGACCCGGAAGGGCGGCAAGCGCGGAAAGAAGGGCCCTCTGGGCCGTCTCGCGCTGTTCTACCGCCAGATCGTCGCCGAGTTGCGCAAGGTCGTCTGGCCGACTCGCAGTCAGCTGACGACTTACACCACAGTGGTGATTGTCTTCGTCGTCGTCATGATCGGTCTGGTTACCGTGATTGACTTCGGATTCCAGCGGGTCATCAAGTACGTCTTCGGCTGA
- a CDS encoding pyridoxal phosphate-dependent aminotransferase, giving the protein MSAATSPSERRVSARIGAISESATLAVDAKAKALKAAGRPVIGFGAGEPDFPTPGYIVDAAVEACRNPKYHRYTPAGGLPELKAAIAEKTLRDSGYEVDTSQILVTNGGKQAIYEAFAAILDPGDEVIVPAPYWTTYPESIRLAGGVPVEVVADETTGYRVSVEQLEAARTERTKVVLFVSPSNPTGAVYSEADAEAIGRWAVEHGLWVLTDEIYEHLVYGDAKFTSLPAIVPELRDKCIVVNGVAKTYAMTGWRVGWIVGPKDVVKAATNLQSHATSNVSNVAQVAALAAVSGDLDAVAEMRTAFDRRRQTIVRMLNEIDGVLCPEPEGAFYAYPSVKELLGKEIRGKRPATSVELAALILDEAEVAVVPGEAFGTPGYLRLSYALGDDDLVEGVSRLQKLLAEAKA; this is encoded by the coding sequence ATGAGCGCTGCAACTTCCCCCTCCGAGCGCCGGGTCTCCGCCCGCATCGGTGCGATCTCCGAATCCGCCACCCTCGCCGTCGACGCCAAGGCCAAGGCTCTCAAGGCCGCCGGCCGTCCGGTGATCGGCTTCGGTGCCGGTGAGCCCGACTTCCCGACCCCCGGCTACATCGTCGACGCCGCGGTCGAGGCCTGTCGCAACCCGAAGTACCACCGCTACACCCCGGCAGGAGGGCTCCCGGAGCTCAAGGCCGCCATCGCCGAGAAGACGCTGCGCGACTCCGGCTACGAGGTCGACACCTCGCAGATCCTGGTGACCAACGGTGGCAAGCAGGCCATCTACGAGGCGTTCGCCGCGATCCTCGACCCGGGCGACGAGGTCATCGTCCCCGCTCCGTACTGGACCACCTACCCCGAGTCGATCCGGCTGGCCGGCGGCGTCCCGGTGGAGGTCGTGGCCGACGAGACCACCGGCTACCGGGTCTCCGTCGAGCAGCTGGAGGCGGCGCGCACCGAGCGCACGAAGGTCGTCCTGTTCGTCTCGCCGTCGAACCCCACCGGCGCCGTGTACAGCGAGGCCGACGCCGAGGCGATCGGCCGCTGGGCCGTCGAGCACGGCCTGTGGGTGCTGACCGACGAGATCTACGAGCACCTGGTCTACGGCGACGCGAAGTTCACCTCGCTGCCCGCGATCGTGCCCGAGCTGCGCGACAAGTGCATCGTGGTCAACGGTGTCGCCAAGACCTACGCGATGACCGGCTGGCGGGTGGGCTGGATCGTCGGCCCCAAGGACGTCGTCAAGGCCGCGACCAACCTCCAGTCGCACGCCACGTCCAATGTCTCCAACGTGGCCCAGGTCGCCGCGCTGGCCGCCGTCTCCGGGGACCTGGACGCGGTCGCCGAGATGCGTACCGCCTTCGACCGGCGCCGGCAGACCATCGTCCGGATGCTCAACGAGATCGACGGGGTGCTGTGCCCGGAGCCCGAGGGCGCGTTCTACGCGTACCCCTCGGTGAAGGAGCTGCTCGGCAAGGAGATCCGCGGAAAGCGTCCGGCCACCTCGGTGGAGCTGGCGGCGCTGATCCTGGACGAGGCCGAGGTCGCGGTCGTACCGGGCGAGGCCTTCGGTACGCCGGGCTACCTGCGGCTCTCGTACGCCCTGGGCGACGACGACCTCGTCGAGGGCGTCTCGCGGCTCCAGAAGCTGCTGGCCGAGGCCAAGGCGTAG
- a CDS encoding TetR/AcrR family transcriptional regulator — MEQKPARVRIIDAAHQLMLTIGLARATTKEIARAAGCSEAALYKHFASKEELFVSVLKERLPRLNPLLKRLIASPGSGERTVEQNLTEIARQAALFYEQSFPIAASLYAEPRLKERHNEAMRELGTGPHTPIRGLDAYLRSEQAAGRVRADADTYAAASLLLGACVQRAFAYEATAGGAPPQSLDAFAASLASTLMRGVGV; from the coding sequence ATGGAGCAGAAGCCGGCCCGCGTCCGCATCATCGACGCCGCCCACCAGCTGATGCTCACCATCGGCCTGGCCCGCGCCACCACCAAGGAGATCGCCAGAGCCGCGGGCTGCTCCGAGGCCGCGCTCTACAAGCACTTCGCGAGCAAGGAAGAGCTGTTCGTGTCCGTGCTCAAGGAACGGCTGCCCAGGCTCAACCCGCTGCTGAAACGGCTCATCGCCTCCCCGGGATCGGGGGAGCGCACCGTCGAGCAGAACCTCACCGAGATCGCCCGCCAGGCCGCACTCTTCTACGAGCAGAGCTTCCCGATCGCCGCCTCGCTGTACGCCGAGCCCAGGCTCAAGGAACGCCACAACGAGGCAATGAGAGAACTCGGCACCGGCCCGCACACGCCCATCCGCGGCCTGGACGCCTACCTCCGCTCCGAGCAGGCGGCCGGCCGGGTGCGGGCCGACGCGGACACCTACGCGGCCGCCTCGCTGCTGCTGGGGGCCTGCGTGCAGCGGGCGTTCGCCTACGAGGCCACGGCGGGCGGTGCGCCGCCGCAGTCCCTCGACGCGTTCGCCGCGTCCCTGGCGAGCACGCTGATGCGGGGCGTCGGGGTCTGA
- a CDS encoding NAD(P)-dependent oxidoreductase: MRITVFGATGGVGQEIVRQAVEAGHEVTAVVRDPARLPVLLSDVQVHTAARMDEPGALREAVAGRDAVLSALGSRDRKADGVAERLTGVVLAAMEAEGARRLLVVSAAPVGPRPADDPLLDRLVRKVVGAILKEVYADLTRMEAALARSATDWTSVRPPKLTNGPLTGKYRTAVGSTPRSGRTISRADVAHAMLALVDDPASVKQGVGVAY; this comes from the coding sequence ATGAGGATCACGGTGTTCGGCGCGACGGGCGGCGTCGGTCAGGAGATCGTCCGCCAGGCGGTGGAGGCGGGCCACGAGGTGACGGCGGTGGTCCGCGACCCGGCGCGGCTGCCCGTCCTGCTTTCCGACGTACAGGTCCACACGGCCGCGCGCATGGACGAGCCGGGGGCGCTGCGCGAGGCGGTCGCGGGCCGGGACGCGGTGCTCTCCGCGCTCGGCTCGCGCGACCGGAAGGCGGACGGGGTCGCCGAGCGGCTCACCGGGGTGGTCCTGGCGGCGATGGAGGCCGAGGGGGCGCGGCGGCTGCTGGTGGTCAGCGCGGCCCCGGTCGGCCCCCGGCCGGCCGACGACCCGCTGCTGGACCGGCTGGTCCGCAAGGTGGTCGGGGCGATCCTCAAGGAGGTCTACGCGGACCTCACGCGGATGGAGGCCGCGCTGGCCCGGAGTGCGACGGACTGGACGTCCGTACGGCCGCCGAAGCTCACCAACGGACCGCTGACGGGGAAGTACCGCACGGCCGTCGGCAGCACTCCGCGCAGCGGCCGGACCATCTCGCGCGCCGATGTGGCGCACGCGATGCTGGCGCTGGTCGACGATCCGGCGTCGGTGAAGCAGGGCGTGGGCGTGGCGTACTGA
- a CDS encoding UDP-N-acetylmuramate dehydrogenase: MQELHDAPLAPLTTFRLGGPAARLLTATTDAEVIEAVREADGSGTPLLVIGGGSNLVIGDKGFEGTALRIATKGFALNGTTLELAAGEIWTDAVARTVEAGLAGIECLAGIPGSAGATPIQNVGAYGQEVSSTITEVVAYDRYTRETVTVPNADCAFSYRHSRFKAEPDRFVVLRVRFELEDAGGLSAPLRYAETARAMGVEQGERVPAAAARETVLGLRAGKGMVLDPEDHDSWSAGSFFTNPILEEAEYEAFLARAKDRLGPEVTPPAFPADGGRIKTSAAWLIDKAGFTKGYGTGPARISTKHTLALTNRGEATTEDLLALAREVVSGVREAFGVTLVNEPVTVGVSL; encoded by the coding sequence GTGCAGGAACTCCATGACGCCCCTCTCGCCCCCCTGACCACCTTCCGGCTGGGCGGCCCCGCCGCCCGCCTCCTCACGGCGACGACCGACGCCGAGGTGATCGAAGCCGTGCGCGAGGCCGACGGGAGCGGTACCCCGCTGCTCGTCATCGGCGGCGGCAGCAATCTGGTCATCGGCGACAAGGGCTTCGAAGGCACCGCCCTGCGCATCGCGACCAAGGGCTTCGCGCTGAACGGCACGACACTGGAACTCGCCGCCGGTGAGATCTGGACGGACGCCGTGGCCCGCACCGTCGAAGCCGGTCTCGCGGGCATCGAGTGCCTGGCCGGAATCCCGGGCTCCGCCGGTGCGACCCCGATCCAGAACGTCGGCGCGTACGGCCAGGAGGTCTCCTCCACCATCACGGAGGTCGTCGCCTACGACCGGTACACCCGGGAAACGGTCACCGTCCCGAACGCCGACTGCGCGTTCTCGTACCGGCACAGCCGCTTCAAGGCCGAACCCGACCGTTTCGTGGTGCTGCGTGTCCGCTTCGAGCTGGAGGACGCGGGCGGCCTGTCCGCGCCGCTGCGGTACGCCGAGACGGCCCGCGCCATGGGCGTCGAACAGGGCGAGCGCGTGCCCGCGGCGGCGGCCCGGGAAACGGTGCTCGGGCTCCGCGCCGGCAAGGGCATGGTGCTGGACCCGGAGGACCACGACTCCTGGTCGGCGGGCTCCTTCTTCACCAACCCGATCCTGGAGGAGGCGGAGTACGAGGCGTTCCTCGCCCGCGCCAAGGACCGGCTCGGCCCCGAGGTGACGCCCCCCGCCTTCCCCGCGGACGGGGGACGCATCAAGACCTCGGCGGCCTGGCTCATCGACAAGGCCGGATTCACCAAGGGATACGGCACCGGGCCGGCCCGAATCTCCACCAAGCACACCCTCGCCCTCACCAACCGCGGTGAGGCGACCACCGAGGACCTCCTCGCGCTCGCCCGCGAGGTCGTCTCCGGAGTCCGCGAGGCATTCGGCGTCACGCTCGTCAACGAACCCGTGACGGTCGGCGTGAGCCTCTAA
- a CDS encoding MFS transporter, protein MNQHTAGRSGAVWALVITSVAGFMAALDNLVVTTALPSIRKSLGGELAELEWTVNAYTLTFAVLLMLGAALGDRFGRRRLFLAGLTVFTGASAAAALSPGINELIAFRAVQGVGAAIMMPLTLTLLTAAVPPARRGAALGIFSAVTGLAVASGPLIGGSLTEHLSWQWIFWLNVPVGLALLPLARLRLTESYAPDARLDIPGTLLVSGGLFGIVYGLVNANSDGWTSPTVLGALIVGGALIAGFIHHGFRAKSPMLPMRLFRDRAFFGINMASMLMFLGMFGSIFLLSQYFQGVLGYSPTEAGLRMLPWTGMPMLVAPVAGMLSDRFGGRPVVVAGLVLQAVGLAFFAAIIAPDASYVSQLPGLIVGGVGMALYFAPAASLVMSSVRPEEQGIASGANNALREVGGTLGVAVLATVFSSQGGYESARSFTDGTVPAVWIGASAVALAALAALLIPGRRGTSAPESAVVEKRAAVAA, encoded by the coding sequence GTGAACCAGCACACAGCAGGCCGCTCGGGAGCAGTCTGGGCCCTTGTCATCACCAGCGTCGCCGGATTCATGGCGGCCCTCGACAACCTCGTGGTCACCACCGCCCTGCCCTCCATCCGCAAGAGCCTCGGCGGCGAGCTCGCCGAGCTGGAATGGACGGTGAACGCCTACACCCTCACCTTCGCCGTCCTGCTGATGCTCGGGGCGGCCCTCGGCGACAGGTTCGGCCGCCGCCGGCTCTTCCTCGCCGGGCTCACCGTCTTCACCGGCGCCTCCGCCGCGGCCGCCCTCTCGCCGGGGATCAACGAACTGATCGCCTTCCGGGCGGTCCAGGGCGTGGGCGCCGCGATCATGATGCCGCTGACGCTCACCCTGCTCACGGCCGCCGTGCCGCCCGCCCGCCGCGGCGCCGCGCTCGGCATCTTCAGCGCGGTCACCGGACTGGCCGTGGCCAGCGGGCCCCTGATCGGCGGCAGCCTCACCGAGCACCTGTCCTGGCAGTGGATCTTCTGGCTGAACGTCCCGGTGGGTCTGGCCCTGCTGCCGCTGGCACGGCTGCGCCTGACGGAGTCGTACGCGCCGGACGCACGGCTCGACATCCCCGGCACGCTCCTGGTCAGCGGCGGACTGTTCGGCATCGTCTACGGCCTGGTCAACGCCAACTCCGACGGCTGGACCAGCCCCACCGTCCTCGGCGCGCTGATCGTGGGTGGGGCGCTCATAGCCGGCTTCATCCACCACGGGTTCCGCGCGAAGAGCCCCATGCTGCCCATGCGGCTCTTCCGTGACCGCGCGTTCTTCGGGATCAACATGGCGAGCATGCTGATGTTCCTGGGCATGTTCGGTTCGATCTTCCTGCTCAGCCAGTACTTCCAGGGCGTGCTGGGCTACTCGCCCACCGAGGCCGGCCTGCGGATGCTGCCCTGGACCGGAATGCCGATGCTGGTCGCGCCCGTTGCGGGGATGCTCTCCGACCGGTTCGGCGGCCGTCCGGTGGTCGTGGCCGGACTCGTTCTCCAGGCGGTCGGCCTCGCGTTCTTCGCGGCGATCATCGCGCCCGACGCCTCGTACGTCTCGCAGCTGCCCGGCCTGATCGTCGGCGGGGTCGGCATGGCCCTGTACTTCGCACCCGCGGCCAGTCTCGTGATGTCCAGCGTCCGCCCCGAGGAGCAGGGCATCGCCTCCGGCGCCAACAACGCCCTGCGCGAGGTCGGCGGAACCCTCGGGGTCGCCGTGCTCGCCACGGTCTTCTCCTCACAGGGCGGTTACGAGTCCGCCCGGTCCTTCACGGACGGGACTGTTCCGGCGGTGTGGATCGGTGCCTCGGCGGTGGCTCTGGCCGCCCTCGCCGCCCTGCTGATCCCGGGCCGCCGCGGCACCTCGGCCCCGGAGTCCGCGGTGGTCGAGAAGCGTGCCGCCGTCGCCGCCTGA
- a CDS encoding TetR/AcrR family transcriptional regulator yields the protein MSAEERRESVIRAAIIEFARGGYSATSTEVIAKRVGVSQPYLFRLFPNKQAMFLAAVERCFADTRKVFAEAAEGLKGDAAVTAMAAAYQRLIVDDPEKLQMQMQTYAAVASARAAGDHEFGETVRAAWAEMWGDVHLALGADVEETTTFFAYGMLINTLASLGFPAEHRVWSGFYDAARPIA from the coding sequence ATGAGTGCAGAAGAGCGGCGTGAGAGCGTCATCCGAGCGGCGATCATCGAGTTCGCCCGCGGTGGGTACAGCGCCACCTCCACCGAGGTGATCGCCAAGCGCGTCGGTGTCTCGCAGCCGTACCTCTTCCGTCTTTTCCCCAACAAGCAGGCCATGTTCCTCGCGGCCGTCGAGCGGTGCTTCGCGGACACCCGCAAGGTCTTCGCCGAGGCCGCGGAGGGGCTCAAGGGTGATGCGGCGGTGACGGCGATGGCCGCCGCGTACCAGCGGCTCATCGTCGACGACCCCGAAAAGCTCCAGATGCAGATGCAGACGTACGCGGCCGTGGCGAGTGCCAGGGCCGCGGGGGATCACGAGTTCGGAGAGACGGTGCGCGCCGCCTGGGCCGAGATGTGGGGCGACGTCCACCTCGCTCTCGGCGCCGACGTCGAGGAGACGACGACGTTCTTCGCGTACGGAATGCTCATCAACACACTGGCCTCGCTCGGCTTCCCGGCCGAGCACCGGGTCTGGTCGGGGTTCTACGACGCGGCCAGGCCGATCGCCTGA
- a CDS encoding MaoC family dehydratase has translation MTAKVAYESVEVGTELSAQSFPVTRATLVQYAGASGDFNPIHWNEKFAREVGLPDVIAHGMFTMAEAIRVVTDWVGDPGAVVEYGVRFTKPVVVPNDDDGALIEVGAKVAALLDDKQVRVDLTAMSEGKKVLGMSRAVVRLG, from the coding sequence ATGACGGCGAAGGTCGCATACGAGTCGGTCGAGGTCGGTACGGAGCTGTCGGCGCAGTCCTTCCCGGTGACCCGGGCGACGCTGGTGCAGTACGCGGGCGCTTCCGGCGACTTCAACCCGATCCACTGGAACGAGAAGTTTGCCCGCGAGGTCGGACTGCCGGATGTGATCGCGCACGGCATGTTCACCATGGCCGAGGCGATCCGGGTGGTCACGGACTGGGTCGGCGACCCGGGTGCGGTCGTCGAGTACGGGGTGCGGTTCACCAAGCCGGTCGTCGTGCCGAACGACGACGACGGCGCCCTGATCGAGGTCGGCGCCAAGGTCGCCGCCCTGCTGGACGACAAGCAGGTGCGGGTGGATCTGACGGCCATGAGCGAGGGCAAGAAGGTGCTGGGCATGTCCCGCGCGGTGGTGCGGCTCGGCTGA
- a CDS encoding MaoC family dehydratase N-terminal domain-containing protein: MALDQSFVGRTYPPTPPYEVGREKIREFAEAVGDANPVYVDPEAAKAFGHSDVIAPPTFVFSITFKAAGQVVQDPQLGLDYSRVVHGDQKFAYVRPVRAGDRLTVTSTIEGIKSLAGNDILDIRGEVHDESGEHVVTAWTKLVARAAEEA, encoded by the coding sequence ATGGCGCTCGACCAGTCCTTCGTGGGGCGGACCTATCCGCCCACCCCGCCGTACGAGGTCGGCCGGGAGAAGATCCGCGAGTTCGCCGAGGCGGTGGGCGACGCGAATCCGGTGTACGTCGACCCCGAGGCCGCCAAGGCGTTCGGCCACAGCGATGTGATCGCCCCGCCGACCTTCGTGTTCTCGATCACCTTCAAGGCCGCCGGGCAGGTGGTGCAGGATCCGCAGCTGGGTCTGGACTACAGCCGGGTGGTGCACGGTGACCAGAAGTTCGCCTATGTGCGCCCCGTCCGGGCGGGGGACCGGCTGACGGTCACCTCGACCATCGAGGGCATCAAGTCCTTGGCGGGCAACGACATCCTGGACATCCGTGGCGAGGTCCACGACGAGTCCGGTGAGCATGTGGTGACCGCGTGGACGAAGCTGGTGGCGCGCGCCGCCGAGGAGGCGTGA
- the rpmG gene encoding 50S ribosomal protein L33, producing MAATDVRPKITLACVECKERNYITKKNRRNNPDRLEMKKHCPRCNSHTAHRETR from the coding sequence GTGGCTGCCACCGACGTCCGCCCGAAGATCACGCTGGCCTGCGTGGAGTGCAAGGAGCGGAACTACATCACCAAGAAGAACCGGCGTAACAACCCGGACCGTCTTGAGATGAAGAAGCACTGCCCGCGCTGCAACTCGCACACTGCGCACCGCGAAACGCGCTGA